One window of Centropristis striata isolate RG_2023a ecotype Rhode Island chromosome 23, C.striata_1.0, whole genome shotgun sequence genomic DNA carries:
- the thtpa gene encoding thiamine-triphosphatase, with protein sequence MSVEVERKFVCNAETVRTLEEIGAVCVGQHQFHDQYFDTPQFHLTLRDTWLRKRKGCWELKCPTSASGTEENKAAALCSRYKEITNLPEILLRVKEVLRVKEVLRVKEVLRVKEVLRDVGEDGETETSPQDHQSYQSHQSWLDQMNLVCFAEFTTERRSFSLQEEGVQVDLDQADFGYHVGEIEVLVPEGGDVQSALEKIERTAGKLGLTGDQRVEGKMHVYLQRNHPEHYARLLSAHVL encoded by the exons ATGAGTGTGGAAGTGGAAAGAAAATTTGTGTGCAACGCTGAAACTGTGAGAACACTGGAGGAGATCGGGG CGGTGTGTGTTGGGCAGCACCAGTTCCATGACCAGTACTTCGACACGCCCCAGTTCCACCTGACGCTGAGAGACACCTGGCTGCGTAAACGCAAAGGATGCTGGGAGTTGAAGTGTCCGACATCAGCCAGCGGGACAGAAGAGAATAAAGCGGCTGCACTGTGCTCTCGCTACAAGGAGATCACCAACCTGCCTGAGATCCTGCTGAGAGTCAAGGAGGTCCTGAGAGTCAAGGAGGTCCTGAGAGTCAAGGAGGTCCTGAGAGTCAAGGAGGTCCTGAGAGACGTTGGTGAGGACGGAGAGACGGAGACCAGCCCTCAGGACCACCAGTCCTACCAGTCCCACCAGTCCTGGCTGGACCAGATGAATCTGGTGTGTTTTGCAGAGTTTACTACAGAGCGGCGGTCCTTCTctctgcaggaggagggggTGCAGGTAGACCTGGACCAGGCTGACTTTGGCTACCATGTGGGAGAAATAGAGGTCCTGGTTCCAGAGGGAGGAGACGTCCAGTCCGCCTTGGAGAAGATTGAGAGAACGGCTGGAAAGCTGG gTCTGACTGGAGATCAGCGAGTTGAAGGGAAGATGCACGTTTACCTTCAAAGAAATCACCCAGAGCACTATGCAAGGCTACTGAGTGCACATGTTTTATAA